The genomic window CATGTTCTTTGCGTTTTTCGAgttgttttgataaataaattttgttcaaaTCAGAAAGAAACGGTCAAGCAGTTGATATTTGAGCGGAGCAAAAATCATGGGATTGTATGTGACAACTTGAAGAAGGTGTATCAAGGCAGAGATGGGAACCCACCTAAATTGGCAGTTTGTGGCTTATCTCTCGCTGTGCCGTCAGGAGAATGTTTCGGCATGTTAGGGCCGAATGGCGCCGGAAAGACCTCGTTCATCAACATGGTTAGTACACAAAGGgacatatatacaaatcttttgtgcttagtttttttttattaaaattttgtctaGCATACTCATAAGTAACAAATTAagcattcattttttttttggctagaTGACTGGACTCGTGAAACCATCATCAGGGTCAGCTTTTGTTCAAGGTTTGGACATATGCAAGGATATGGACAAAGTCTACATTAGCATGGGTGTTTGCCCACAGCACGAGtaacaaattaaattcttGTAAcatatttgttgttgttgaatgaAGATCATTATTAAGTTTACGTGTTTCCTAACAATCATATAGTTATTTTATTGTTCTCTTATAGTCTTATTGTTCGTCATTGACCAGCTTGCTCTGGGAAACACTGACAGGGAAAGaacatcttctcttttatGGAAGACTTAAGAATCTCAAAGGCCATGATCTCAACCAAGTATGTTATCATTATCAATCTTACTTCTATCTTATATTAGTGCAAGAGTCTTAAACGTCAATTCATGGTTAAATATTAGGCCGTAGAAGAATCACTAAAGAGTGTGAACCTATTTCATGGAGGAGTTGCTGATATACCTGCCGGGAAATATAGCGGAGGAATGAAAAGGCGGCTTAGCGTAGCCATTTCACTTATCGGGAGTCCTAAGGTACAAAATTGTATCTTACTCATCTCCTAACAAAAAACTTATTGAAGCCCTTATTTGAATGTGATTTAGAGAGCTAAAGTTTTTCAAGCtttaacaattatttttggtttttatattaaataaaaggTTGTTTATATGGATGAGCCAAGCACAGGACTTGATCCTGCTTCAAGAATAAACCTATGGACAGTCATCAAACGCGCAAAAAAACACGCAGCGATAATCCTAACGACTCATTCAATGGAAGAAGCAGAGTTTCTCTGTGACCGATTGGGAATTTTTGTTGATGGAAGGTTACAATGCATAGGGAACCCAAAAGAGCTGAAGGGCAGGTATGGTGGATCCTATGTGTTAACGATTACAACATCACCAGAACATGAAAAAGATGTGGAGACATTGGTTCAAGAAGTTTCCTCAAATGCAAGAAAGATATATCACATCGCAGGGACTCAGAAGTTTGAGTTCCCAAAGGAGGAGGTTCGAATTTCAGAAGTCTTTCAGGCCGTGGAGAATGCGAAACGCAATTTCACTGTATTTGCTTGGGGATTTGCGGACACAACTCTTGAAGATGTTTTCATCAAGGTTGCTAAAACCGGCCTTTAACTAATGTCTTCTTTTGAATACTTTTAAGATTATTAGTTATGTCTGTTCCACGTCAATATTTTGCTTGTTCATgtttgataaattgataatgcAGAGGTTTGATTCATGTACATTGTTGGCTCTTCGCCTGCAAGTTTGCGAATTAGTCTGAGGTCTTGTATTAGTTTGTTTGTGGATGATGCATGTAaccacaatttttttatttaaacgTGGCTATATTTAATTGTGGATAAACCACtgaatatgaaattttatttcatctaCCATTCAGATCCTAAATGTATATCTTACCATTTAATTCATATAGGGTTTAcgatttaaaatttagaatttcGAAAATAGTATCTATATTAAAAGATAGTAATTAGGtctttttttcattgaatTTTACTTAAACATTGGTAAAATTTCATATGCCatcgaaaaaagaaaatatcactGAAAACTATGTTAGCTGCCGGAGACAACATTtctaaaaagaaagacaatttttaaaaaagactACAAAATACTCTgttgttcctttttgtttgattgtttagaaaaaaaatttgtttttaagaaattaattttttaagttttccaTGCAATATTTATTGGTTAATATTGGTGAATTgtaattttcaagaaaaatagttagttatcattggtttagagttataaaaaattgtaaaacactaaaaataatacatttataatcaaaatttaatatgttttcttaatatatgtgtttttctaaacaatataaaaaaaggaacagagggagtataaATCAAAACtgttaaaccaaattttttaccaattaaatcttaattatatCAATTGGTTCTTCTCCGAAATAAGAAATTGTCTTGATGTCTATGAAAATCACAAATTTCACTAAAAATTTATGGAGGATTCCTAATTAACTTTAGACCaggaatttttcaaaaaataaatttaaagatgACATTATCATGAACACATTCAAACTGAAATCAAACCaaagtaaatttattttccCTGTAATGGACCATAGAGTATAAAGTATTTAAAACTGCTACTTATTAAATCAAagacttttgtgttttttattgTGTGCAAAGactttttatgtttgaaaacTGAAATAAGACTGctagtaaaaatataaactgaAATAAGAATTTTTCTTAGGACATCATAACATTTTTGCTTCTTGTCCAAGTAACTGCCACAttggaaaaaaatgtttagatttgaacaaatctttttaaaatggtCAAAAAATTATCATAGTCAACCAAATTACCCGACACTTTTACGTGAGACATTAAAATAGACTAGTTTAATCGATTATGTTCACACGTGATTACGTCTGAGATGACGTATGAATCATCtttatacaaatacaaatatacagtaaacaaataattgaaacTCACCTCTTCCACTAGTCGAAGAATCTATTGGTCGTGGCATCACTCTCCTTCGCAGCTTCCTACCAAATTTACATTGAAAATATTCTCCATTGTCACTTTCTCGATTTCGTAAAATTacctttttgttatttgaccaaaagaataaccccaaaaaaacaatactaatATATTCGagaaaaataactaattaaaGGTATACTTAACGAGAAATTAAAGCGTGTGCACAAGGGTATTACTGTAATTTCACATTCCGTATCTGATCTCTGTTCTTCTTTCCTCCGCCTGCTATAAACCAAAAGGCGGTGACTCGATTTGTTCCTTCTAAGTTCAAAAATTGGGTTTCCATTAGGATTCAATTTTTACTAACCCTAAAAAACAGAATCTAATACACAGAGAAAAGCGAAGGTTGTTACCTTCATCAATGGCGGATCCTGGTCCTGCCAGTTTCTCAACGAGAGCCAATGCCTTGCTTAGGAAAAACTTAACCTATCAGGTACTTTTTccgttttcttttcctctacGCAATCCAATTATACACATACAAATTTTCGTTTAATGTGAGTAAGATTCTGTTCTGGGATTTTCGTTTAATAGATCAGTTTCCACAACAAAATTAGTGGCTGATTTATTGAGTAGATTCTGTTCTAATTATGTCTTTGTGTAAATTGTGTGTTGGTGTAGAAACGGAATCTATGGAGCAATATACGGCTAATCATGATCCCATTCTACCTCTGTATACTTCTAGTGATTATACAAATCCTGTTCGATACACAAGTTAACAACTCTGCTGATAATCGTTGTGGTTGTGAATGCATCGAAAGAAATAGAGCTGGAAAATGCCAAAGAGAGCTTTGCGGTTTAGAACATTCTAAACCGGATCAAGCCTTCTTTTGTTCTATCCCTCGTCCTCCACTATGGCCTCCTTTGTTACAAATCCCGCGTCCTGAGAGTCGCGATGTTAGAGGTCTTCGTGATGATTCTTGCAGAAGAACAGGATCTTGTCCTGTTACTATACTCTTTACTGGAAATAACCGTTCCCTTGGAACAAGTATgtctcttttccttcttttttatgtttctgttCTTGTGTACCTACACTGGAACTTatcttcatgttttctttagCTGTATCTGAGAATCTGTTCACTAGTTCTGTGTCGGCGAACGCCTCTGAGATTTTGCGTACTTTAGCCAACAATGTTTTGGtaagtttttttggttggtttctGTTTGTTTCCATTATGAAATGTGTTTCTTAGCTTTCTTGACCTCATGTTTCAGGGTACAACAGTTGAGGCAGATTTCACCAATTATCTTGATCCAGGGATTGCCTCAAATCTTTCCATCTACAATATCCAACCTCGGTGCATTCTAAATGCTACGTTTCCGTTCTCATTCGAACAACCACCTCTCAAGTTTGAGAAAGGTATTGAGTTTTTAATCCCATTGATGTTTAAGATGTCAACTAAAAAAGTTTAAGAGGGATACTAGATGTTATATATGCTTATATCAGTGTTAGCTTAATGAAATCTGGttgctttctctgttttcgtATCCCGATCTTGTTGAACATGATATATCTTTCTGCAATATATTGTCCTCACTCATAGTTATCTTTCATGGAAACATCGTTGTAGTTGATTAACTTAATGTTTGTGACAAAACCAGAGTTGAGATGTGTTCAAGGATCAAATCTTTGGACAAATACCTCCAAAGAGGTCAATGATAAGATTTTCAAGGGTTATAAGAAAGGAAACCCCGAGGGAAAGATAAATGAGATCGCTGCAGGTTCGTCAACTTCTCAGTTGGGTTATCTATAATAATCTTTAATAAGCTCATGAGATTTCTGACTCTTCAtgtctgattttgttgttggtttaGCATATGATCTCTTGAACACTGATAGGAACAATTTTAATGTGCACATCTGGTATAATTCAACGTACAAGGACGATGCAGGAAATAGACTTATAAAGTTGATCCGTGTTCCCCGCTCAGTCAATTTggtaagaaaacaacaatttaCTCAAGACATCCTTCATCATTGTATTCTCACTTTGCTCTTTACCATGTAGCACCACTTTCTTTATTGAACCGATGCTTACACTTTACCAAACTGCAGGTGTCAAATGCTTACCTTCAATTTCTACAAGGACCGGGGACAAGGATGTTGTTTGAATATGTCAAAGAAATGCCTAAACCAGAAACAAGTCTTCGTCTGGACATTGCGTCTCTAATTGGCCCCCTTTTCTTCACCTGGgttattcttcttctgttcCCTGTAAGTTTGCCTTCAATAATACTCACCCTCATGGATAAATCTTGGAAACAACAAGAATTCTGCTTTCTCCAAGCGTAAGATACGAAATTCATATCTAGAGCCATTTGTATGCAGGTGATCTTGTCGTCATTAGTGTATGAGAAACAGCAACATCTAAGAATTATAATGAAAATGCATGGCCTAGGAGATGGTCCTTATTGGATGATTTCCTACGCCTATTTCCTTACCATATCCGTGTTATACGTTATATGCCTGATGATATTCGGGTCAGCAATAGGTAATTGAAGCCTTTCGGTTAATACATTTCTTACAAtacattatgtttttttgtcaatatgAGTCTTTAATGTTGTTGGTTCCCTGCAGGACTGAAGTTCTTTCGGCTTAATTCCTACAGCATCCAGTTCGTATTCtattttctctatttaaaTCTGCAAATCGCCCTTGCCTTTCTAGTTTCTTCAGTATTTTCAAAAGTCAAGACATCAACAGGTACTAAGAACATCGTGCTTCTTGAATTTAATCAAGAACATGCTACTGGGGTTTAAAGGAACTAATGAGCTTTTCTCTATATGTCTTAATCATAGTTGCTTCTTACATATACGTGTTTGGATCTGGACTTTTGGGTTTGTTTCTACTCAACTTTCTGATTGAAGATTCATCATTCCCTAGTAAGTTATTATGATTAATTAACTTCAAGAAAGATATTTAATACACTCTGTTATGTGTTTTCACAACTGACCACGATTGCAAAtgaattataattttccaGGAGGCTGGATTATTGTCATGGAGTTATATCCTGGCTTCTCCTTATACCGTGGCCTGTATGAGTTGGCGCAATTTGCTTTCCGGGGAAACTTGAGAGGGGAAGATGGGATGAAGTGGAAAGATTTTGGTGATAGTGCAATGGATGATGTTTTTTACATCATTGTCGTTGAATGGTTTCTTGCACTCATTGCAGCATACTATATCGATAAGATATCTTCATCCGGAAGAAACCCGTTGTTCTTCTTGCAAAACCCTTTCAAGAAATCTCCTTCTTTGAGAAGACCTAGTTTGCAGAGGCAAGGCTCCAAAGTCTCAGTTGATATGGAAAAACCAGATGTTACTCACGAGGTATGTCCAAAGACTTTACAatatatttcatgtttttcataatatatactGGTTCtgataacaaaaaatgttCCAATCAGAGTAAAAAAGTCGAGCGGTTGATGCTTGAGTCGAGCACAAGCCATGCGATTGTATGTGACAACCTGAAGAAGGTGTATCCTGGTAGAGATGGGAACCCGCCTAAATTGGCAGTTCGTGGGTTATCTCTTGCAGTGCCTTCAGGAGAATGCTTCGGCATGTTAGGTCCCAATGGTGCTGGAAAGACTTCCTTCATCAATATGGTCAGTCAAAtggacaaaatattttgtgcaCATTAGACCTTAGCTTCCAATATCATTGCTGATCGAGAAACTCTATCTAGTGTATGCCCAAACGAATTGTGCGTCAGCCTTAGTAATAtgtcctttgttttctttgtcagATGACTGGGCTCCTGAAACCGACATCTGGGACAGCACTTGTTCAAGGTTTGGATATATGCAATGATATGGACAGAGTGTACACCAGCATGGGCGTATGCCCGCAGCATGAGTAATTAAATTCTTGaaattcatttcattttgttcttcaCTATAGATGATATAGTTGTTTAATCATTCTCTTATTGTCTGTCGTATACCAGTTTGCTATGGGAAACACTGACAGGAAGGGAACATCTGCTGTTTTATGGGAGACTTAAGAATCTCAAAGGCGCTGATCTCAACCAAGTATGTTATCAATCTCGCTCACCTTCTATATTACTTCCATTGCTCAATCTATTTCTCATCGTTACTTATCTGCATCAGGCTGTGGAAGAGTCTCTTAAGAGTGTCAACCTTTTCCATGGAGGAGTTGCGGACAAGCCTGCTGGGAAATATAGCGGAGGTATGAAAAGACGGCTGAGCGTAGCCATTTCACTTATCGGGAATCCTAAGGTACAACACTAAGcctttaaaaatagtaaaccAAAAGGGATAAGCTCTTTCAAGCTTACCAGACTCGTCCTCATTTCCTTTGAAGGTGGTTTATATGGATGAGCCAAGTACAGGACTTGATCCAGCTTCGAGAAAGAACCTATGGACTGTCATCAAGcgtgcaaaacaaaacaccgCGATAATCCTCACAACCCACTCAATGGAAGAAGCAGAATTTCTATGTGACCGATTGGGTATTTTTGTGGACGGAGGCTTGCAATGCATTGGCAACCCAAAAGAGCTGAAGGGAAGGTACGGTGGATCTTATGTGTTTACGATGACAACATCTTCAGAACACGAGCAAAACGTGGAGAAGCTAATTAAAGATGTCTCCCCAAACGCCAAGAAGATATATCACATCGCAGGGACTCAGAAGTTTGAGCTTCCAAAAGAAGAGGTTCGGATCTCAGAGGTGTTCCAGGCTGTGGAGAAGGCGAAGAGCAACTTTACCGTTTTCGCTTGGGGACTCGCCGACACAACTCTTGAAGATGTCTTCATCAAGGTTGTGAGAAACGGTCAGGCCTTTAATGTcttctcttgatcttcttAGATTCATACGTCCATATTTTGTCCAATGTCAATATTTGCTTATTATGTCAAATTGCTACCACATGATACGAAATTAGTGTTTATAAGATTTCATGTATATTACTGGAAATATGTTACAAGTTCCTGATTTTTCAATGAGATTATACTTGAAACAATTACTAGCGCTCCTGAAGCAAAGAGGCGACACTTCAACACTAGGAGATGTTTTTCAATGTCATAACCATTTGTTCTACTCTGTTTCGGAGTTCATGTATCGGCTATTAAAGTTGGTTGGTAGCAATAAACCCATATTTTCGACATTGTcgtaataatgaaaataaaaaaccatatctatcttattatattcatatttgtGTAGGTTTTGGTAGAGAGTTCATTTCTTAGGTGAGTGATGCAAATGAATACTATTACTTGACCTACACGAAATATCATACAAAAAATCACAGTGCTATTGTCCAATACCTGTATGCCACTTCAGTAACGTGTATAGTTAAACTGTTATCTCTTaattcttgttatttttagtGTGCACATCTAAAAAACAACATTTAGAGACTTCTTAAAAACTATTCAACTCCATCAAACCTTCTCATATTCTCTGCGATGGCGGATTCTAGTCCTGCAAGTTTCTTGACTCAAGCCGACGCTTTACTGAGGAAGAATTTAGTTTTCCAGGTTTCAATACACTTTTAATATCTAAAACGGCTAAGACAGAGTAAAAAGTTTACAATGaggttttgtttccttttgttctttgatgcAGAAACGGAACATATGGAGCAACATACGACTCATCACAAtccctttctttctctgtttacttcTCCTTGTTATTCAAATGCTCTTCGACACTCAATTCAACGACGTCCATGGTCAATGTGGCTGCAACGAGAAAACTTGCGGCTTAAGGTATTCGACTTCAGAGCAAGCAGCTTTTTGTGCCATTCCTAATCCACCACAATGGACTCCACTACTTCAGATCCCGGCTCCTGAATACCGAGCCGCGATCCCATACCCGAGCCATACTTCCCCTGCAACTTTTCTCTTCACCGGGAATAATCAGTCGCTCGGAAATAGTATATAAACCCTATCAATCTACTCCTTTGAGATGtgaaatttttatatgtaactctttttctatggtcaacaaattttttcttttgctagtTCTAATGGGAAATATGTATAGCAATTCATCTGGATTTGATGGAGATTTAGCCTATTATGTCTTGGTAAGTTTCATGAAACAATGTTACATCatgaatatgtttttgtgtgtttctcaGTCTCTgatttctaatatatatatgcaggGCTCATCATCTTTCCCTGCATACACCAATCATATGGACTCCGCTTTCATCTCAGATCTTCCCATCTACAACATCCAACATGAATGCTCAccaaactcttctttctcaatcttAATTCACCAATCACCTCTTGCTTTCCCTAAAGgtctaacaaaaacaaattccaatttacaatatcaaaatgttgaatgttttcttttaaaaacagaggatttctttcttttgtctagAGGTAAACTGTGTCCAAGGCTTAAATTTGTGGCGGAATAGTTCTTCGGATGTGAACAACGAGCTTTTCAAGGGTTACCGAAAAGGAAATCCAGACAAGAAGATCAATGAGTTTGCTGGAGGTCTCTCAACATCATCTCATCTCATCTCacttctttaaaataaagttgtGTGTCTTAACTTTCTCTTCTATAGCTTTTGATTTTCAGAACACAAATGGGAACAATCTCAATGTTAGTGTTTGGTACAACTCCACCTACAAGAACGATACAGTGGTTCGACCGATGGCTCTGATACGAGTCCCTCGCTTAGTTAATCTGGTGCATTTTGTGCTTAACCCTTTTACTTAAAcatagattttattatttagtaCACAATCTtgagttcatttttttttttttgtttctgtaatTTTTCAGGCATCTAATGCATATCTTGAGTTCCTAAAAGGTTCTGAGACAAAGATACTCTTTGAGTATGTCAAGGAAATGCCTAAACCAGAGACTAAACTGAGCTTAGACATCGCCTCTCTAATCGGCCCGCTCTTCTTCACATGGGTCATTCTGTTGTTATTTCCTGTAAGTCTTTAGATTATCTAActgaaagattttaaaaacattccTCATGTCGGCTTTAAACGTAGTTTT from Arabidopsis thaliana chromosome 3, partial sequence includes these protein-coding regions:
- the ABCA7 gene encoding ABC2 homolog 6 (ABC2 homolog 6 (ATH6); FUNCTIONS IN: ATPase activity, coupled to transmembrane movement of substances, transporter activity; INVOLVED IN: response to cyclopentenone; LOCATED IN: plasma membrane; EXPRESSED IN: 12 plant structures; EXPRESSED DURING: 8 growth stages; CONTAINS InterPro DOMAIN/s: ATPase, AAA+ type, core (InterPro:IPR003593), ABC transporter-like (InterPro:IPR003439), ABC transporter, conserved site (InterPro:IPR017871); BEST Arabidopsis thaliana protein match is: ABC2 homolog 2 (TAIR:AT3G47740.1); Has 392088 Blast hits to 359274 proteins in 4025 species: Archae - 7301; Bacteria - 309060; Metazoa - 8340; Fungi - 5303; Plants - 5008; Viruses - 16; Other Eukaryotes - 57060 (source: NCBI BLink).), yielding MADPGPASFSTRANALLRKNLTYQKRNLWSNIRLIMIPFYLCILLVIIQILFDTQVNNSADNRCGCECIERNRAGKCQRELCGLEHSKPDQAFFCSIPRPPLWPPLLQIPRPESRDVRGLRDDSCRRTGSCPVTILFTGNNRSLGTTVSENLFTSSVSANASEILRTLANNVLGTTVEADFTNYLDPGIASNLSIYNIQPRCILNATFPFSFEQPPLKFEKELRCVQGSNLWTNTSKEVNDKIFKGYKKGNPEGKINEIAAAYDLLNTDRNNFNVHIWYNSTYKDDAGNRLIKLIRVPRSVNLVSNAYLQFLQGPGTRMLFEYVKEMPKPETSLRLDIASLIGPLFFTWVILLLFPVILSSLVYEKQQHLRIIMKMHGLGDGPYWMISYAYFLTISVLYVICLMIFGSAIGLKFFRLNSYSIQFVFYFLYLNLQIALAFLVSSVFSKVKTSTVASYIYVFGSGLLGLFLLNFLIEDSSFPRGWIIVMELYPGFSLYRGLYELAQFAFRGNLRGEDGMKWKDFGDSAMDDVFYIIVVEWFLALIAAYYIDKISSSGRNPLFFLQNPFKKSPSLRRPSLQRQGSKVSVDMEKPDVTHESKKVERLMLESSTSHAIVCDNLKKVYPGRDGNPPKLAVRGLSLAVPSGECFGMLGPNGAGKTSFINMMTGLLKPTSGTALVQGLDICNDMDRVYTSMGVCPQHDLLWETLTGREHLLFYGRLKNLKGADLNQAVEESLKSVNLFHGGVADKPAGKYSGGMKRRLSVAISLIGNPKVVYMDEPSTGLDPASRKNLWTVIKRAKQNTAIILTTHSMEEAEFLCDRLGIFVDGGLQCIGNPKELKGRYGGSYVFTMTTSSEHEQNVEKLIKDVSPNAKKIYHIAGTQKFELPKEEVRISEVFQAVEKAKSNFTVFAWGLADTTLEDVFIKVVRNGQAFNVFS